From the Sphingobium yanoikuyae genome, the window GCCCAGCCTTTCCCAGAAGACCAGCGCGACCGCGACGTCATTGCTGGGCACGATCGCGAAAGCGCCAACACCTGGAATTGCCGTCATGGCCAACCTCTCCCCTTGCCCCGTCCCGATCACATAACAAAAAGGCCCCCGCCATGCTTGCGCGTGACGGGGGCCTTTTTTTTCAATCAAAGTGGCGCCGTTCAGCCACCAAAACCGAAGTTCAGGAATTCGGGCACCGGACCGTTCCAGCCATCGTCCGGACCATCATCGGGTTCCTGACGGCGGCTATGCGGCGCTGGGCGTGCAGCCGGCGCATCGCGGCGGTCGTCACGACGATCATCCCGCTTGTCGCTGCGCCGGTCATCCTTGCGCTCGGGCTTGCGGCGCGCGTCGCGGCCACCGGAACGCTCATTGTCGCGCTCCTCGCGATCGGCCTTGCGTGACTCTTCCTTGGCGCGCGACGCAGGCGCAGCCGCGACCGGCGTATCGACATAGTCGATCTTGGTGCCGATCAGCTTCTGGATATTGTCGATCGCCTCGGCATCCTCGGCCGCGACGAAGGTATAGGCAACGCCCTTGGCCCCCGCGCGACCGGTACGGCCGATGCGGTGGACATAGTCATCGGGATGCCAGGGCGCGTCGAAATTGAAGACGTGGCTGACGCCCTTGATGTCGAGGCCGCGGGCCGCGACGTCCGACGCCACCAGGATGTTCACGCTGCCATCGCGGAACCGCTCCAGTTCGGCGATACGCGATGCCTGGTCGATATCACCATGGATCTCGCCCGACTTGAAGCCGTGGCGCTGCAGGCTCTTGTTCAGTTCGCGCACCGTCGTCTTGCGGTTGCAGAAAATCACCGCGCTCTGCACCTCTTCTGCTTCCAGCATCGCGCGCAGCGCTTCACGCTTCTTGCGCGAATCAACCTTCACCAGTCGCTGGGTGATGTTGGTCGATGCCGTTGCCGGGCGCGCCACCTCGATCGACTTGGGATTGTCCAGGAAACGATCGGCCAGCTTCTTGATGACCGGCGGCATGGTGGCAGAGAAGAGAAGTGTCTGGCGCTGCGCCGGCAGCTTGGTGCAGATTTCCTCGATATCCGGGATGAAGCCCATGTCGAGCATGCGGTCGGCTTCGTCGATGACCAGCATGTTGCAGCCATTGAGCAGGATCTTGCCGCGCTGGAACAGGTCCATCAGGCGGCCCGGCGTCGCGATCAGCACGTCGACGCCCTTTTCCAGCGCCTTGATCTGGTCGCCCATCTGCACGCCGCCGATCAGCAGCGCCATGGAGAGCTTGTGATATTTGCCGTATTT encodes:
- a CDS encoding DEAD/DEAH box helicase is translated as MTFADLGLSDELLKAVTEAGYDTPTPIQAQAIPPVLMMKDIIGIAQTGTGKTASFVLPMIDILAHGRARALMPRSLILEPTRELAAQVAENFEKYGKYHKLSMALLIGGVQMGDQIKALEKGVDVLIATPGRLMDLFQRGKILLNGCNMLVIDEADRMLDMGFIPDIEEICTKLPAQRQTLLFSATMPPVIKKLADRFLDNPKSIEVARPATASTNITQRLVKVDSRKKREALRAMLEAEEVQSAVIFCNRKTTVRELNKSLQRHGFKSGEIHGDIDQASRIAELERFRDGSVNILVASDVAARGLDIKGVSHVFNFDAPWHPDDYVHRIGRTGRAGAKGVAYTFVAAEDAEAIDNIQKLIGTKIDYVDTPVAAAPASRAKEESRKADREERDNERSGGRDARRKPERKDDRRSDKRDDRRDDRRDAPAARPAPHSRRQEPDDGPDDGWNGPVPEFLNFGFGG